The Triticum dicoccoides isolate Atlit2015 ecotype Zavitan chromosome 6A, WEW_v2.0, whole genome shotgun sequence genome has a window encoding:
- the LOC119316223 gene encoding B-box zinc finger protein 22-like, whose product MHTTTRRMLMKIGCDACGQAEAAVLCCADEAALCRRCDAAVHSANKLAGRHHRVALLSSTPAGSSSPGAGDDGGSHPACDICQEKTGYFFCVEDRALLCRSCDVAIHTATPHASTHRRFLITGVRVGADQDHIGDVSGATVSSPSNSSANGSNNMPTSENFAIANDQRSEEGVGLIGGGEDDIGQQQQWPWSDIFADDGVGMDQHQCYPGFSEPGSSSLTG is encoded by the exons ATGCACACGACGACACGGCGCATGCTCATGAAGATAGGGTGCGACGCGTGCGGGCAGGCGGAGGCCGCGGTGCTGTGCTGCGCCGACGAGGCCGCGCTGTGCCGCCGCTGCGACGCCGCCGTGCACTCCGCCAACAAGCTCGCCGGCAGGCACCACCGCGTCGCGCTCCTCTCCTCAACGCCCGCCGGCTCGTCGTCGCCcggcgccggcgacgacggcgGGAGCCACCCCGCCTGCGACATCTGCCAG GAGAAAACAGGCTACTTCTTCTGTGTAGAGGACAGAGCCCTCCTGTGCCGAAGCTGCGACGTCGCCATCCACACCGCAACTCCCCATGCTTCCACCCACCGCCGATTCCTCATCACCGGCGTCCGCGTCGGTGCTGATCAGGACCATATCGGCGATGTCAGTGGCGCCACGGTCAGCAGCCCCAGCAACAGCAGCGCCAACGGAAGCAATAACATGCCCACCTCCGAGAACTTCGCCATTGCCAACGACCAGCGGTCGGAGGAGGGGGTGGGGCTGATcggaggaggagaagacgacattgGCCAGCAGCAGCAATGGCCTTGGAGCGATATTTTTGCTGATGATGGTGTTGGCATGGATCAACACCAGTGCTACCCTGGCTTCTCTGAACCTGGTTCCTCCAGCCTCACTGGATGA